The following coding sequences are from one Arachis hypogaea cultivar Tifrunner chromosome 7, arahy.Tifrunner.gnm2.J5K5, whole genome shotgun sequence window:
- the LOC140174342 gene encoding PR5-like receptor kinase: MTNLFCEKLEQGRYGIVYKGNLNDGSQVAVKILKKSKGSVEEFVNEVVTISRTSHVNIVSLWGFCYEMNKQTLIYEFMSNGSLDKYKYKHGRSSLSSLFSNLHWKELYNIVNSIAQGLDYLHERCNTKILYLDIKPQNVLLDEKFCPKIADFGLAKICKNNKSSRRTFSIRGTPGYIAPEMFNRRAYGGISCKSDVYSYGMLILEMMGAKDDPHIRRSHNSESYFPDWLYKDQDEDFIYYRSFAFDKDDEIIIQKILLVGLHCIQTDPSKRRARIRYAGFL, translated from the coding sequence ATGACAAATTTATTTTGTGAGAAATTGGAACAAGGAAGATATGGTATTGTATATAAAGGAAATTTAAATGATGGTAGTCAAGTGGCAGTGAAAATACTTAAAAAGTCAAAAGGAAGTGTGGAAGAATTCGTAAATGAAGTTGTTACTATCAGCAGAACATCTCATGTGAACATTGTTTCACTTTGGGGATTTTGTTACGAAATGAATAAACAAACCCTTATTTATGAATTTATGTCCAATGGCTCTTTggacaaatataaatataaacatgGACGTTCCTCTCTCAGTTCTCTCTTTTCTAATTTACATTGGAAAGAACTGTACAATATTGTAAATAGCATTGCTCAAGGATTAGACTACTTACATGAAAGAtgtaatacaaaaattttgtatctTGATATCAAACCTCAAAATGTGCTTCTTGATGAAAAGTTTTGTCCAAAAATTGCAGATTTTGGATTAgctaaaatatgcaaaaataataaaagtagtaGGCGAACATTTAGCATAAGAGGGACTCCGGGTTATATTGCACCAGAAATGTTTAATCGACGAGCATATGGTGGAATTTCTTGCAAGTCAGATGTGTATAGTTATGGAATGTTAATTCTTGAAATGATGGGGGCAAAAGATGATCCACATATTAGAAGATCTCATAATAGTGAATCCTACTTTCCTGATTGGCTTTATAAGGATCAAGATGAAGATTTTATTTATTACAGAAGTTTTGCTTTCGATAAAGATGATGAAATTATAATACAAAAGATTTTGTTAGTGGGCTTACACTGTATTCAAACGGATCCATCAAAAAGACGGGCAAGGATTCGGTATGCCGGTTTCCTTTGA